Sequence from the Streptomyces peucetius genome:
CGGACAGGTGTCCGGCCGTACTCGTCGCAGTGGCGACACCCGGAACGTCGTCGTCGTGCACCGGCCGTCACCCCGCGTCAGGGCAGGAAGGGACATCTTGTGACACTGTCATCCCCGAAGGACCGACTTGCTTCGCTCCGTGCCGAACTCGAGCACCGCAATCCGGCGCAGCCCGAGTTCCACCAGGCGGCACGGGAGGTGCTCGACAGCCTGGCGTCCGTGTTCGCGGCGCGCCCGGAGTACGCGCAGGCGGCGATCGTCGAGCGCCTCTGCGAGCCGGAGCGGCAGATCATCTTCCGGGTGCCCTGGCAGGACGACCACGGCGCGGTCCACGTCAACCGCGGGTTCCGCGTCGAGTTCAACAGCGCACTCGGCCCGTACAAGGGCGGACTGCGCTTCCACCCGTCGGTGAACCTCGGCGTCGTGAAGTTCCTCGGCTTCGAGCAGATCTTCAAGAACGCCCTCACCGGACTGGGCATCGGCGGCGGCAAGGGCGGCAGCGACTTCGACCCGCACGGCAGGTCCGACGACGAGGTCATGCGGTTCTGCCAGTCGTTCATGACGGAACTGCACCGGCACATCGGTGAGCACACCGATGTGCCCGCGGGCGACATCGGCGTCGGGGCACGCGAGATCGGCTACCTCTTCGGCCAGTACCGCCGCGTCACCAACCGGTGGGAAGCGGGCGTCCTCACCGGCAAGGGGCAGAACTGGGGCGGATCCGCGATCCGCACCCAGGCCACCGGCTACGGCAGCGTGCTGTTCGCGGCCGAGATGCTGAAGCCGCGCGGTGAGGACCTGGAGGGCCAGGCCGCCGTCGTCTCCGGCTCCGGCAACGTCGCGATCTACACCATCGAGAAGCTCCTGCGCAGCGGCGCCCACCCCCTCACCTGTTCCGACTCCGCCGGCTACGTGGTCGACGAGAAGGGCATCGACCTCGAACTGCTCAAGCAGGTCAAGGAGGTCGAGCGGGCCCGCCTGAGCGAGTACGCGGCGCGCCGCGGAGCCTCCGCGCGCCACGTTGCCGGCGGGCGGGTCTGGGACGTGCCCGCCGACCTGGCGTTCCCGTCCGCCACCCAGAACGAGCTCGGCGAACAGGACGCGGTCACCCTCGTGCGGAACGGCGTCAAGGCCGTCTCCGAGGGCGCGAACATGCCCACCACCCCCGAGGCGGTCCGCGTGTTCCAGGAGGCGGGCGTCGCGTTCGGACCGGGCAAGGCGGCCAACGCGGGCGGCGTGGCCGTCAGCGCCCTGGAGATGCGCCAGAACGCCGCCCGCGACA
This genomic interval carries:
- the gdhA gene encoding NADP-specific glutamate dehydrogenase gives rise to the protein MSSPKDRLASLRAELEHRNPAQPEFHQAAREVLDSLASVFAARPEYAQAAIVERLCEPERQIIFRVPWQDDHGAVHVNRGFRVEFNSALGPYKGGLRFHPSVNLGVVKFLGFEQIFKNALTGLGIGGGKGGSDFDPHGRSDDEVMRFCQSFMTELHRHIGEHTDVPAGDIGVGAREIGYLFGQYRRVTNRWEAGVLTGKGQNWGGSAIRTQATGYGSVLFAAEMLKPRGEDLEGQAAVVSGSGNVAIYTIEKLLRSGAHPLTCSDSAGYVVDEKGIDLELLKQVKEVERARLSEYAARRGASARHVAGGRVWDVPADLAFPSATQNELGEQDAVTLVRNGVKAVSEGANMPTTPEAVRVFQEAGVAFGPGKAANAGGVAVSALEMRQNAARDSWAADRVEAELATIMRDIHQVCHETAERYGAPGDYVTGANIAGFERVADAMLAQGLV